A stretch of Tenrec ecaudatus isolate mTenEca1 chromosome 2, mTenEca1.hap1, whole genome shotgun sequence DNA encodes these proteins:
- the LOC142441201 gene encoding olfactory receptor 2T11-like isoform X1 has product MCSVNSTSSSDFVLLGLLVNNQVTGIVFTVILAIFIVAVTANLVMILLIQVDARLHTPMYFLLSQLSIMDTLFICTTVPKLLVDLMSLEKTISFVACGIQIFLYLTMIGSEFFLLGLMAYDRYVAVCNPLRYPVLMNHKVCLLLAAGAWFGGSLDGFLLTPITMNVPYCGSRSINHFFCEIPAVLRLACADMSLYETLMYICCVLMLLIPISIISTSYSLILLTVHRMRSTEGRKKAFTTCSSHLTVVSIFYGAAFYMYVLPQSFHTPEKDKVVSAFYTIVTPMLNPLIYSLRNKDVMGAFKKILARCCSAHKVATNDA; this is encoded by the coding sequence AACAGCACTTCATCTTCTGACTTTGTTCTGTTGGGACTTCTGGTGAACAACCAGGTTACAGGCATTGTCTTCACTGTTATTCTTGCTATTTTCATAGTGGCTGTAACTGCAAATTTGGTCATGATACTTTTAATTCAGGTGGACGCCCGCCTCCACACTCCCATGTACTTTCTGCTCAGCCAGTTGTCCATCATGGACACCCTCTTTATTTGTACCACTGTCCCAAAACTCCTTGTTGATTTGATGTCCCTAGAGAAGACCATTTCCTTTGTGGCCTGTGGCATCCAGATATTTCTCTACTTGACTATGATCGGCTCCGAGTTCTTCCTTCTAGGTctcatggcctatgaccgctatgtggctgTCTGTAACCCTCTCAGGTATCCAGTCCTGATGAACCACAAGGTATGTCTCCTTCTGGCTGCTGGTGCTTGGTTTGGTGGGTCCCTTGATGGATTTTTGCTCACCCCCATTACTATGAATGTCCCTTATTGTGGCTCACGTAGCATCAACCATTTCTTCTGTGAGATCCCTGCAGTTCTCAGGCTGGCCTGTGCAGACATGTCCTTGTATGAAACACTGATGTATATCTGCTGTGTACTCATGCTCCTTATCCCTATCTCGATAATCTCCACTTCCTATTCGCTCATTTTGTTAACTGTCCACAGAATGCGCTCTACAGAAGGCCGGAAAAAAGCCTTTACCACTTGCTCCTCCCACTTGACTGTTGTCAGCATTTTCTATGGGGCGGCCTTCTACATGTATGTGCTGCCCCAGTCATTTCACACCCCTGAGAAGGACAAGGTAGTGTCAGCCTTCTATACTATCGTCACACCCATGCTCAATCCTCTGATCTACAGTCTACGAAACAAAGATGTAATGGGAGCATTTAAAAAGATATTAGCTCGATGCTGTTCTGCTCACAAAGTAGCCACAAATGATGCTTAA
- the LOC142441201 gene encoding olfactory receptor 2T11-like isoform X2 — protein sequence MKNSTSSSDFVLLGLLVNNQVTGIVFTVILAIFIVAVTANLVMILLIQVDARLHTPMYFLLSQLSIMDTLFICTTVPKLLVDLMSLEKTISFVACGIQIFLYLTMIGSEFFLLGLMAYDRYVAVCNPLRYPVLMNHKVCLLLAAGAWFGGSLDGFLLTPITMNVPYCGSRSINHFFCEIPAVLRLACADMSLYETLMYICCVLMLLIPISIISTSYSLILLTVHRMRSTEGRKKAFTTCSSHLTVVSIFYGAAFYMYVLPQSFHTPEKDKVVSAFYTIVTPMLNPLIYSLRNKDVMGAFKKILARCCSAHKVATNDA from the coding sequence ATGAAGAACAGCACTTCATCTTCTGACTTTGTTCTGTTGGGACTTCTGGTGAACAACCAGGTTACAGGCATTGTCTTCACTGTTATTCTTGCTATTTTCATAGTGGCTGTAACTGCAAATTTGGTCATGATACTTTTAATTCAGGTGGACGCCCGCCTCCACACTCCCATGTACTTTCTGCTCAGCCAGTTGTCCATCATGGACACCCTCTTTATTTGTACCACTGTCCCAAAACTCCTTGTTGATTTGATGTCCCTAGAGAAGACCATTTCCTTTGTGGCCTGTGGCATCCAGATATTTCTCTACTTGACTATGATCGGCTCCGAGTTCTTCCTTCTAGGTctcatggcctatgaccgctatgtggctgTCTGTAACCCTCTCAGGTATCCAGTCCTGATGAACCACAAGGTATGTCTCCTTCTGGCTGCTGGTGCTTGGTTTGGTGGGTCCCTTGATGGATTTTTGCTCACCCCCATTACTATGAATGTCCCTTATTGTGGCTCACGTAGCATCAACCATTTCTTCTGTGAGATCCCTGCAGTTCTCAGGCTGGCCTGTGCAGACATGTCCTTGTATGAAACACTGATGTATATCTGCTGTGTACTCATGCTCCTTATCCCTATCTCGATAATCTCCACTTCCTATTCGCTCATTTTGTTAACTGTCCACAGAATGCGCTCTACAGAAGGCCGGAAAAAAGCCTTTACCACTTGCTCCTCCCACTTGACTGTTGTCAGCATTTTCTATGGGGCGGCCTTCTACATGTATGTGCTGCCCCAGTCATTTCACACCCCTGAGAAGGACAAGGTAGTGTCAGCCTTCTATACTATCGTCACACCCATGCTCAATCCTCTGATCTACAGTCTACGAAACAAAGATGTAATGGGAGCATTTAAAAAGATATTAGCTCGATGCTGTTCTGCTCACAAAGTAGCCACAAATGATGCTTAA